A window of Castanea sativa cultivar Marrone di Chiusa Pesio chromosome 8, ASM4071231v1 genomic DNA:
TAGGAATAAATTCGACACAACAAAAATCTTTGCCAATAATAACTTTTCGCTATTCATAGTACACACTCTCTCCACAAATCGACTATGGATCACCAATGACTAATTGTTGATGGATCATTAACTTTTTcctaaataactttttttcttcccaCAAACCGGTCGCTTTACCACTTAATATTTCGAAATAGATATCAAATTTAGGGtctatttttgctttttatgCTCCTGATAAGTGGCccgaaaattgaaaaaggatTCCCTATTTTGTCTGTTTTTGTGAAcgaaatttttggtttatataattatttggaGTTATAAAAAACATTGATAAAATTTAGTGAaaactaaacaataaaatttgtaatcttGCTCTGTTTTAACCATTATATGGTTTGTTTTGCACCCTTAATTTTTCAAGGAATAAAAGGTAATTTCAAATCCTATAACACCACGCACCCTTAGTGTTGCATTATGTTGTTCTTATTCATGTCACTTTACCGAAGACTAGTAGTGGTAGATTTGGGTTCTTTAGCAATGATACCACATTTTTAgttattgaaaagaaaacagagTACTCTGCCAGGGGACTGCCTCCATTTTGAGGCCTGAAGAAGAAAGGTTTCCCACATCAAAATAGTAATTCTAGTCATTACTAAAACTTATCTAAAGAAAAAACGTTacctagaaaatattttccaccaAAATAAATTGATAGTAAGTAAAGGTTAAAAAGTTAACATAATGTAcggagaaattttttatttattttttatatatgaattatgTAGAAATTTTTCTGACTATGGACAAAGTTGCATGGCATCAAAGCCAGGAAATGTGTACAGCTTTGAAATGTTTTTGTTGGAGATTATTACAAGTAGGAAAGACCTAATGATAGCAATTTTTAAGAAAGGCTTGACCATCATGGTTTTACCAAGATGCACTAAGAATTCTTTGCTCAATGAAAATTCGAAGAAAGATGTAATGGCAGGATTATGTGCTATTAGACAGAAAtatctttcaagtttcaaatgaGCTGATTGCTTACTGCTCaaatttaccatacaaatgaaCTGTACTCAACATTATTTCAATTGTATTTACTCGTATCTAGCACCTCAAAATTATTGAGTAAGAACTTTTTCTTATCTAGATAATGCTTCCTAACTTGACTTTTTCTTCCATTCTTTTCTAGTATCAAAATGCTACAGGTGTAGAAAGTCTAATCAAAATAGTATAAACACGGGAGCAAATAAGCAGATGGTGGAAAAAGCCTGCGCTCCATTTAATCAATACTGTTCTCAGCCACAAAGAGCAATAAAAACAAGCACAATctaagaatgtgtttggatccaGCGTCCAGCGTTCACGTCCaggcttcattttttttttttttttttttttttcttcccagccgcagttgttgaccaagtcttccgtgaacagtACATTCGTTCACTGTTCATGGatccacaaattttacttttcagctattttttcattaaaaatgggtctcgcggtactattcacacattttaaaattattttgctacagtatttttaattttcaacaataagttccatccaaacagaccctaacaAGTTTATTGATATGAATTGAAAATAGGTAAACAGTAATTGGGTGTGGATAAGCTCGTAGGTCTGAAGTCTAAAGAGACCTTCACTCTTTTCTGTTTCTTCAACAAGAATGATGAGAAATCAACCCAGAATACATAGTAATTCGCAgtacatacatatatatcaaGTGCTACCTATCATATCCTCAAGAAGTTGTCCAATAGAGTTGAACGAAGATCCACCATCCATCAAAGCTTTTCTGGCCATCTCTCCCATCTCCTTCGCCTTCTTCCTAACCTCGCTATCATCCATCACATGCCTTACAGCTCTCTCTATCTCATCAGCCATCACAAGATCACCACCACTCTTATAATCTAACCTCAGCTCCACAGCTAACCCCATCTCCTTCACCATCCTAAATGCATTAAGCTGTTGCTCAGCATATATAGGCCATGTTACAATAGGCACACTATACCACAAACTCTCCAATATGGAGTTCCATCCACAATGAGAAACAAACCCTCCTATTGCTTTGTGAGCCAAAATCTCCACCTGTGGTGCCCATCCACTACATATCATCCCCTTCCCTTTGATCTGATCCAAGAAACCTTCTGGCAAGACATCATTGGAAGTGGGTGACCTCAAGCACCACAAGAACCTACGCCCACTACGCTCTAGCCCAAGAGCCATCTCTTTCACTTGGGTTCCACCAAACCTCCCCATGCTTCCAAAGCATAGAAACACTACGGATGATGGAGGCTGATCATCAAGCCATTTCATGATGTTGTCACGCTCAGCCTCATCCAAAGCAGGATTAGGTGGACCCTTGAGGTCAAGCACTGGTCCAACCGTGTAGACTGGAGGGGTTTGACCATCTGAAAATGAATCAATAGCATATTGCTCCAATTCTTTGAGCGTATTTACTATAATTCCCTTGGCGTCCCTGAACCTTTGAGCAAACTTCATATAAGCTGTGTAGCCACCATCTTTGTCAAGCACAGCTGCAGGCAGAACACCTGTGGGTAATGGGTTGAGTATCCCTGGGATTAACAATTCAGGATCTGACTCACTAAATTCATTGCCAATTTGGTTATGAAGAATTGGAAGGTAGAGCATAAAAGCAAGAAATCCTGCGTTAGAAGTGAAGAACAAATAAGATGGGAGATTAAGCTCTCTGCCCACATCAATCATGGACGTGCAAACGAAATCAAGAATTAACCCAACAACAACTCGGGATGAATCTGAGTTAGAGTTGGAGGAGACAATATTTGTGACAGTATCTTTAACATTAGGAATGTTATTTTCAATGTAGACAGATATATAGTTTAAACGCGATTTCAAAAGCTCCGATGGAGGTGGGTTGACTTGAGGGAGATGTATGAGTTGGATTCGAGGTTGTGAAGCAGTGAGTGATTTGGTGTATGCATCTGAAAAGGGATAAAGGGAAATGTTGAACTTCATGGAAAGAACAGTGATGAAAAGTCGATCATCTCGATCAATTAGGCGCTTTGCAAATTCAATTGTCGACACCAAGGGACCAATTCCCGGGGCTGGAATGACGATCAGCTCTGCTTTCTTCATATGGGCACTCtgatctttctttcttcttctactttaCCAACTCTTCACACACTCACAGTCACGTTATCCCACATTTGTGATTTGACTTCCACTCCCCCACATTTAACtcccataaaaagtaaaaacttctTTTACTCACAACTTTGACAATTTCAACTGCCCTTAAtttctttagaaaaaattgatggaaaaaaaaaaacggatcTTTAATGTATTTACACTTCTTAATTTCGCATTCGTGGCAGAGAATAATTGAAGCTACTCATTCACTCAACCTACATCAACAATATCAAATCCACCAATTGGTTGGAAGTCACGAATCCAAGGGgttttaatgtgattttttaaatgtgtttaATCATTAATGTTGTTTTTGAAAGtcattgttatttatttatgggtcATATTAATGAGTGTCTTTAGGGTATtagttaacaatttatttaacatcacttttatgaaaaataaaaaaagttgtcaaaatattttttttttttcctataaaaattttatttaaatgaattattaaccaatactttaagggcattcattaatatttctctttacttattttaatactttatgtaaatgaatttcttggttaAGATGTCCACTAGATCGTGTTGGGACTCAACAATTAAGATCTTTATAAAGTTTTAgatttattgtttaaaattattaagggtaaaatattattttggtccttaaattttgttaaaaatttgttttttatccttaaattttaaaaagttcttttttttatttctaaactttgtaaagaattttttcaatagtttagaaacaaaaatatgaatgataaaacaattcaataatttaaggatgaaaaataaacttttggtaaagtttaagaatataaataaaacatttttaatagtATAAAGACAAAAGATGaactttttaatagtttaggaacaaaaaataagtttaaaaataaactaaattttttagtaaaatttaaagacTAAGATAGTATTTTACCTTtacaattataaaaacaaagtcaAAAGTGTGTTATGTTAGATCTTGCTTTAGTTTTTGATCTCTCACattttgtctttatcttttttgtttccCCCCAAAATCATTGCCTCAAATCCAAGGGATTTTTGTTATGTCACTTTTACTGTGTTTGATCGTTACGTTGTTTTCCAAATCATGCGTCTAATTTTAGTTGTATGCATTATGTTGTTACTTTTATGCTTATTGCAGTGGATTTGTTGGTTCACACACCAGTGGGTGAGAAAATTGCTCTAACACAAAAGCACACTACAACTCTATTTAAAAGTTACCATAACTTTTAAGAGTAGGTGAAACAAATTATACTACAGACAACACTCTCTTAAGCAATGTGAGATAAttatcctcttttttttgtttttttttttgagaaataaatacacacacataaggaAGAGAAATGAATTCTAACACAAGGGCAAAGAGATGCTAATGTAGGATATTAATACTTATGTAACAAATCCtcgtgtgtttttttttttttttgctaaacaatcCTCATATAGTTATACACAATACACTTAAACCCACTTTCATTTCTCACTTCTCATTCTACCTactttttttgttcaataatctaaactaattcaatttattgggTCTGTGAGAAATCAACTTCTAATTCTGAGAGTAACTACTAACTCACTCGTGAACTCCAGCAGCGGATGTGCAATTGATTTATGGAACAAAGGATTGAGTGTTTCAGGTTCACGGGCTGCCACAAATCGGCAATGGAAGTGTTATAGGTATGCCCTTTAACTATAGGTATGGAGGAATCCCTTAATTATTGTTAGATTTTCgttttttgatgaaatttttttaactacaaatagcaattttatatatatttttttggccaATGAGTTAATGCTGGAGATGTGTTCCAGTCTACCAATACTGATGCCGCAATAGTTATGAAGTTATTTCTTCTCAAAGTGATGAAGGGAGGACTTTAgcgaaaaaagaaaagcgagagagagagcattGGAGGAATCACAACTAAAACATATGCTTTGATGTTTTGTTGAGTCTATGACTATATCTATTAATAGTCTTGGGGTTGTCATCAACCACATCAGGGAATGATCTAGCAGCActacatgcttttttttttttccctgctgGGGTATTGTTGAAAGCATGGATTTGGGTTGTAATGCACATGATAAGTCTTCACGTGTATAGAGATTTAGGAAGTTAATcataagagcattcttatcaagatGGGCAAATCctataaatgctaaaatttaacATACAAAATTCTATAAATACTAAAAAGCATGCTCCATCAAACCTACTAAATGGTATAATTTTTGCAATTGGTGAACAGTGCAATCTCATATTTGAGACCGCACTGTTCACCTATTGTAAacctttatattatttttttattcactaggcccactttcttttcttcctctttctcatTCCGTTTCTTTTCACCATTTCTCTacgcgctctctctctctccctttgcTCGATGTCTTTGCCTCCCTCTCTGACAAAACCCAGGCCGGAGCATCAAGCCAAGccgatttcttttttctttttttattcactcAACGCTCTCTCTCTGCTctgtctttctctttcctctctcacttctttcttctctcctcTTTGTGCTTCGCTGATGAGTGGGCTCCGCCGATGATTGTGCTCCGGCAATTGTGGGATGCCGATGGCTGTGGTCCGGTGATTGTGGTCATGGATCGTGGGTCCGATGGTTGTGGTCCAATGGCGGCAACGGAGGTTTCttcttgttctctttttttttttttttttttttgttctacgCAGTTCTTCTTGGGTCCGATTGGGCTCCGATCGTGCGAAGGAGGACGTGGTGGTTGTGGGATTGATTTTGGGTcttgatttggttttgggattttgggtctTGATTTGGTTGGGGTGGGTCTTGATTTGATTTACAGGTGCGAAGGAGGACGTCAAGCAGCGCCGTGGAAGAAGATGACGACGGGGAGGGAAGTGGTGTCCGTGTCCTATGGGTTTTGGTTCGGCGTGATGGGTCTGCTAGTGGGTTTGCTGGTGGCAGCGATGGTGgaggtttcttttctttctttctttttttcggttgtggttggtggtggtgagtggatgtggtggttgtgggtggaTGTGGAGGTGTCTTTCTACTGTGATTTTTTGGTGGTGGTTATGGTATGGGTGGTGGATTTTTGGTGGGGGGTGGGTTTTTGGTGGGTGGTTGATCGTGTGGTGCCGGCGGTGCTGTGAGAAATCGAGAGAAACAGAGGAAAGAGAGACAGAggagagagatgaaaaataaaaaaattattgaaaaataataaagaatcattatttaaatgaaatggtaaaaaaaatagaagttttgatataggtggtattgtaaaatggtgtgttcTATGTTATAAAATTAGGTTTTGAGAGGCtaaatgctatattttttaagatgtttgataagaatgctctaaaaGTCGCAatagttcttttgtttttctttttgtacgTTCCACTTGGCCTTTACTTCCATTTTTACTCATATCTCTTAAGAGTCATGTTAACAGGTGCTCTTAAGAAAATTGTTGataaaccattttagaaaagttttgatacagcttttatgagaaatataaaaaattgtcaaaaaattaatattttttcttctttcataaaaattttctaaaaatattttttaaactaatacaCATAAAGCATCCgttttcttcaaatttataaCAAAGTCAAAGTTTAACTTCATACCAATATAGAGGAACCTCCTCCAAACAACCAATGTGACTATCTATGATActatcatatatattatttaaacaaacacaCTATTCATTGAAAATGCTATATAAGTAAAACTATACATAGATGATCTTTTCAATCGCTACATAGCGAGTTggagaaaatttattttaaatcgGTTTGGAACTAAACTGTTtcccaaaataatatttgcaTTAGGGAATAGATTGATTAAAGCAAAGTAACTAATACAAAAAGACTTAATTGAAAACAAACTCACATGTTCAaagattcttatatttttttaaaatgataataattttcattcatcatAATTTAGAGTTGTTACATTttccaataacaaaaatatctaggggtgtgatgagatGTAGCACAAAAACTTTACACCCATAAACACATAAATCTTATCACACCCTAAGTTTTTCAATAgaacaaaacttaggtacagtacctt
This region includes:
- the LOC142606921 gene encoding UDP-glycosyltransferase 71K1-like gives rise to the protein MKKAELIVIPAPGIGPLVSTIEFAKRLIDRDDRLFITVLSMKFNISLYPFSDAYTKSLTASQPRIQLIHLPQVNPPPSELLKSRLNYISVYIENNIPNVKDTVTNIVSSNSNSDSSRVVVGLILDFVCTSMIDVGRELNLPSYLFFTSNAGFLAFMLYLPILHNQIGNEFSESDPELLIPGILNPLPTGVLPAAVLDKDGGYTAYMKFAQRFRDAKGIIVNTLKELEQYAIDSFSDGQTPPVYTVGPVLDLKGPPNPALDEAERDNIMKWLDDQPPSSVVFLCFGSMGRFGGTQVKEMALGLERSGRRFLWCLRSPTSNDVLPEGFLDQIKGKGMICSGWAPQVEILAHKAIGGFVSHCGWNSILESLWYSVPIVTWPIYAEQQLNAFRMVKEMGLAVELRLDYKSGGDLVMADEIERAVRHVMDDSEVRKKAKEMGEMARKALMDGGSSFNSIGQLLEDMIGST